The Dendropsophus ebraccatus isolate aDenEbr1 chromosome 11, aDenEbr1.pat, whole genome shotgun sequence genomic interval CTGACGTGAGTCtgcgggggggggagagaaagacaGCTAGAAAGGGACAGGGCTGACCAGGGCCTCCAGTAAGTCACCAGCACACCACCATGTCCGTCACCCCCCATCACCCTCTATGGTCACCTACACCCCCTCCTGTCAGTCACCTGCACCCCGCCCCCTCCAGTCAGTCACCTGCACCccgccccctccaccccctccagTCAGTcacctgcaccccctccagtcAGTCACCTCCACCCCCTCCAGTCAGTCACCTCCACCCCCTCCAGTCAGTCACCTCCACCCCCTCCAGTCANNNNNNNNNNNNNNNNNNNNNNNNNNNNNNNNNNNNNNNNNNNNNNNNNNNNNNNNNNNNNNNNNNNNNNNNNNNNNNNNNNNNNNNNNNNNNNNNNNNNTATAAATTCTTCAGTCACAAACAAGGTGAATTTCATTGATCCCTCCCATATTACAGAAAGGCCCCTCCCCTCAGCAGCACACATTATCtccagctattaaaggggtactccgggtatttctaagctatggccggggagggggtggttatagacagCGGCAGTCACttatctccccggttccagcgccggctcCGCTCCGCACACCCGTACCTCTTCCTGATGTGAGCTGCAGcaagagacgtgacgtctcaaggcagctcagccattcagcagccaagGCAAGACTACGCGGGAAGGGTGTACGTGGCAGCTCGATCCGGCggtggaaccggggaggtaagagaCGGCTGCCGTCTATAACCACTTCCTcaccggccatagcttaaaaatacccccgggctggagtacccccttaatgtGATCCCAGGGCCCATCAGACACTGGAAGGCTGCATGGAGGGGTCACATAACACCTCTCACAGTATAGAACTTGTCCAGCCGCAGTCGGTCAATGCCGTTCCACTCACGGTTCAGCGTCTGCCAGAACGTGCGCACAAAGAGGCTTTCTGTGGAAATGGGAGGCACAGATTAAAATCGAGGTGTATCTAAGCCACAAAACATACCCCCAGTATAAGGGTGATACGTACGTGATTGCCTGTTCTGCAGAGAGTGCACCAGCTGGGACATGGTGAGCGCCAACTCCTCCTGCAGAAACAAAGATCACACCTGTTACTGCTGCCCCGGCTGTcctccaggaccccccccccccaataacaacCCCACAAGCCGCATCAGCTCACTGCCTCAAATAACCATCCATCAGGACAACTCatccaataaccccccccccctctcctcctaccctcccCCCAGGCCACCCCCCCCTCTATGCTCCCCAAGGATTAGGCCACCCCCCTCCCTCTATGCTCCCCAAGGATTAGGCCACCCCCCTCCCTCTATGCTCCCCAGGATTAGgccacccccccttccctctaAGCTCCCCAAGGATTAGgccacccccccttccctctatgCTCCCCCAGGATTAGGCCACCCCCCTCCCTCTATGCTTCCCCAGGATTAGGCCACCCCCCTCCCTCTATGCTTCCCCAGGATTAGGCCACCCCCCTCCCTCTATGCTCCCCCAGGATTaggccaccccccctccctctatgCTCCCCCAGGataaggtccccccccccccaagtcaggTCAACCCCCTCTCCTCCTACTTTCTCCACCCGGAtcagatcaccccccccccctctcaataCCTGCAGCTGCGGCTTGTCCTGCATCCACATACAGTAAAACAGACCCTTCCAGATTTTGCAGAGCTCATCAGCCGTGAAGCCTCCTAATCAGAGAGACAAGAGGTTAATAAGAGCCGGTTCTTGcctcctctcccgtctctcccccggtGCTGTCCCActcctcctctcccgtctctcccccggtGCTGTCCCActcctcctctcccgtctctcccccggtGCTGTCCCActcctcctctcccgtctctcccccggtGCTGTCCCActcctcctctcccgtctctcccccggtGCTGTCCCActcctcctctcccgtctctcccccggtGCTGTCCCActcctcctctcccgtctctcccccggtGCTGTCCCActcctcctctcccgtctctcccccggtGCTGTCCCACTCCTCCTCTCCGTCTCTCCCCCGGTGCTGTCCCActcctcctctcccgtctctcccccggtGCTGTCCCActcctcctctcccgtctctcccccggtGCTGTCCCActcctcctctcccgtctctcccccggtGCTGTCCCActcctcctctcccgtctctccccggTGCTGTCCCActcctcctctcccgtctctcccccggtgctgtccccctcctcctctcccgtctctcccccggtgctgtccccctcctcctctcccgtctctcccccggtgctgtccccctcctcccccccggttctgtcctcctgtgaaggtgaccatgaagGGTTAATACTTCTGGAAAACATTGTAATCTTTCAAATGTCTCCAGCTTTGGAACCGCTTCTAGCTGGTCTACAAGGAATGTTGGCAGCCCCCCCCGAGAGGATCCCACCCTGAACTCACAAAAGAAGATGTCTCATAACTGATAAGACTAAACCACTAGCCAGCtcactgcgcagtacaggaagctaatgaccatttatggactgaccaatcagaatgtgacatgtatgtgtcttgtgacttgaaaccccacctgtattaaaagcatatacactcaccggccactatattaggtacaccatgctagtaacgggttggacccccttttgccttcagaactgcctcaattcttcgtggcatagatacaacaaggtgctggaagcttcctcagctttggtccatattgacatgatggcatcacacagtagccgcagatttgtcggctgcacatccatgatgccaaactcccgttccaccacatcccaaagatgctctattggattgagatctggtgactgtggaggccatttgagtacagtgaactcattgtcatgttcaagaaaccagtctgagatgattctagctttatgacatggcgcattatcctgctgaaagtagccatcagatgttgggtacattgtggtcataaagggatggacatggtcagcaacaatactcaggtaggctggggcgttgcaacgatgctcaattggtaccaaggggcccaaagagtgccaagaaaatattccccacaccatgacaccaccaccaccagcctgaaccgttgatacaaggcaggatggatccatgctttcatgttgttgacgccaaattctgaccctaccatccgaatgtcgcagcagaaatcgagactcatcaaaccaggcaacgtttttccaatcttctactgtccaatttcgatgagcttgtacaaattgtagcctcagttttctgttcttagctgagcggagtggcacccggtgtggtcttctgctgctgtagcccatctgcctcagagttggccgtactgtgcgttcagagatgctcttctgcctaccttggttgtaacggttggctatttgagtcactgttgcctttctatcagctggaaccagtctgcccattctcctctgacctcgggcatcaacaaggcatttccgcccacagaactgccgctcactggatgttttttctttttcggaccattctctgtaaatcctagagatggttgtgcgtgaaaatcccagtagatcagcagtttctgaaatactcagaccagcccttctggcaccaacagccatgccacgttcaaaggcactcaaatcacctttctttccccatactgatgctcggtttgaactgcaggagattgtcttgaccatgtctacatgcctaaatgcactgagttgccgccatgtgattcgctgattagaaattaagtggtaacgtgcagttggacaggtgtacctaataaagtggccggtgagtgtatatatttcTTGAGAAACCAAATAAAGTGAGTGCGCACTCCTGAACTCAGCTGAGTGATGAGGTTATACCATGTTTTTGCCTGGCGTCATGTCCTCGtcgctagcgctcagcttacttaatttgggTAGGGATAGTCACTTATAAAAGATAGAATTCACCTTATCAGTTGGAGGAGACACTGAGCTCTAGAGACTGACCGCCTGCCACTCACCAGAGGAAACAGGACCATCTGACGAAGGAGACTGATCACCTCCATTGAAATATGGTAAGTCTACTGATTCTTTGAATCTGTGGCTTATCCGTGTGTCAGACTGTCCTGATTGAGGCTGGGGGTGTATGTGTTGATCTCTGGAGGTCACTGAACGGCCAGTGGGTGTCTCCGCTGTACTGTCCTAAGAACCtttagtatatatattatatatacacagccgtaaCCGTCTGACTATCGCCTGAACTGCTTGCAGTTTTCTTCCTCTGAAGTTGTGCGACtggttttcctttttctttttgttgttgtgtaTTAAGCTCGGTTTTACGGTTGTcgtaaggtttttttttgctgtgttcgATATTTGGGCTCTGTATGGGCCCTTTACTTTGAAAAGTTCGCTAGTCGAACTGCACAGGGCTATACGCCTCCTGAGTGCGATTGCTAGATTAGCTACGATCACGTCACGAGGAAAAGATTGACACGGGGACGACCGGGCGTCAGGTGTTGTGAcgcagaagtgtgtgtgtgttttgcagTTGCTCAGCTTCTGAGGGAGCTTACTGTACTCCAATCTCTGATAGGACGATTGTGACCAGATTTTAAACACTGTTGAATTCTATTTTTGCTGTATTTTTCCTGGGTGTCAGAAGCTTTCTGTACAGATTGCGGGACCCGCTGATAAACCGCACACAGGTTAGCGTACGGGATATGCCGGTATACGCCTAGTGAGACCGCCAGAGATTAGCTCTGGTTGAATCACATAGGTTTGACACCTGGGCGGCGTAGTTCGGATTTCACAAACGCAGATAGGGAACCGGTCGCATTCGCCCCAGACGGGAAGCAGAAACCAGTAGTGTGATGGAGAGCCTACGGTCCTTGTTCAAGCCAAAAGTTGGTCTGAAAAGGAATGGAAGCCCAGTCAAGCTGGTAAGCCTGGAGAGAAGGAAAACACTTGTTGCGAGTTAGAAGAGAATAGAAGTTGTAGTGTTTGTGGTAGTAATGTTAATACATTGAGAAGATAACTgcaggtatataggggtatgctgaacactatactgtactatacatggGGTGTTAGATAAAAGATAGTTCAATGGataaaaccaggggtggattgtgtactgtgtgtggtTTTGTCAGTTAAATGATTAGCACAATGAATCtctatgtatagtgtagtatataggaacTTGAGACAGTTATCATGGATTAAGTTTTAATTCCTTCAATTCACCATTGTTCTTGGCCTAGTGTTTATGGAGACTCCTTatctgagctgcctgtcagctggaTGTTTTATAACTGTTTGTGAGACTCTTCACATTCTCCCCCAATGAGAACATGATGCTGATCTACACTTGCCCAAAGTACAGGGGGGGCTAAGGGCCATGCTGGAGTGTTGGTCATCCTTAGTGTATAGATGCAGAACACTCAGGGGACTATAAAAGCTGATACACACAagcagaggggggaaaagtgttcATAATaagtatattatgtatgtgtatcagACAATGCTAGCAGGTGGAGGGCCACCACCCTAAGATGGCGTTGATTACTGGACTTGtggtgtggaaaaaaaaaaaaaaaattctaactcccatcatgtctgttaCAATGGTAGATCACATTCCATCGCCCCTGTTCCCCCGCCCCTAGAGAACAAAGGTGTCTTTAGAAACAGCCCCTAAGATGACACCACCTATTACCACGCCCTAAGCCAACGCCCCCCATATCTGGCTATTGCTTCtggtccggtggccattttaactcctggcatttctgtcatCTGCCCTCCCGAACGTCCCACCTACCAACCCCcatgcccatactgcttagtgtcactgaggggcggACACAGGATTCTCCGATAGAGAGTAACAACTGTTTTGTACTTCAGCTAATGAATGTTATTACCTAATGgttaggaaagttagacaaagatTTATGGACTGTCTGTAAGAGCAGGGGTCTATAAGACCTATTAGTATATAAGATTGTTGTACTGAAGTGTCAGTAGACGTCAGAGAGACATAGCAAGGTTTACTAGGAATGTCAGGaggaaagtgataattggtaaagatcaagcGCAGAAGTTTATTTCCAGAgatatctatcctaataagttctaagcAAATTGGTTTGTTTTTTCCTACTGAGTTCTAAGTATTTTCCCAGTGTCTGCTTTTTCCTTTTCCCTTTCTTAAATTCTGCTGTGAAGCTTTCATTCTTATCAGTTAGCTGGGAGGGAGACTGTGGGGGTAGCGACCCTGCGCGGTTACAGTCCGGTACGAGAAGAGCGCAGCATTTGATATCTGTTTCAAAAACTTCAAGGTTACTTTACTGGGAAAGGGTTAATATGAGACTAGCTGGGtgtaacatgtttttttatttttagtttttaagGATGagagttttgtgatgattataacaAACTATTATAATACACTAAGCCCATGAGGAAAAAGTTATTACTTACTAAAGGAAACTTTTTTAGAGTATGAGAGTTTATAGAGTAGTTCGCGGTTTTGTCTATCTGCAATACCTATTATGAAGTACGATGATTGTGCCGGTCAATCTGGGTTTAATGCAGAAAAGTCGTTGAACTGCTACTACAGTTATTACAAACTATATTCAAAGAAAGACAGATACTGATTTCACGTagcaaaataatctttattaaatacactttttaaaataattcatatatatttattaaaaagagagatgaccaaacattaaaaaagagaaCGGCGGCTGTCCTGGAAGTATTCCTATTGTAACCACATCACATATGCTGAGATCCCTTGACCTACAACTTGCATCACAAACCAGGGGGATAAATACTGAAATCTCCTGCAATAGGGTATAATATTACTAGTATTAcagaataaagtgctagtgcatctaATCCATATACAGACCTACAGCTAGTTAATTAGTCTCCTATCCACCCTTCACCTAGATATTACCACCCCATCGTATCCAGGGATCCAGCCAGTCAATTACCTTTCACGGTGTGTTATTGTatgtatcctccaggacgccaccaccccgacgcgcgtttcgttgccttcgtccggggtCACCCTTGTAGGTCAAGGGATCTCAGCATATGTGATGTGGTTACAATAGGAATACTTCCAGGACAGCCGCCGttctcttttttaatgtttggtcatctctctttttaataaatatatatgaattattttaaaaagtgtatttaataaagattattttgctACGTGAAATCAGTATCTGTCTTTCTTTGAATAGAGTTTATAGAGTAGTCTACTTAAAACACCTTCATATTGTGAAGTGATTTTATTACTGTTTCCCAATGTTGTTACTAAAGGTGTATAGTtgtatacttggctatgttattatagtatagagaaggggggaaagaggaagtaatgaattaaaaaaaaaactgaacaaactTTATTGTGGACTTAagatgtttattgtgtttttgttatttaatatgaaaaatgaaaatgtaattgaaagcccaaatattaatgagaGTTTAAAAGCTTTCTTTatagattatctcagactttacaaagatggatgacacaggacgcaaggatatatagtgaccgccatgcagcgtcacgttccactgcagaaaccgctcctgccataagctggaggtgaggacaatcactgagacatgtaagatggttggaggtaactgtgcagatgtctatatgaagcccaccattatggggtaattggcaaattagagatttgtctGGTCCCTGGGCTTGCCAATAAAAAAccctgttcaaagaagaagaaaagctgccatagagcggctgacgcaacgttcacgcagacaaaccctgaggccaaaaagggtgatggatgatggacgAAGCTGCCGATGCTGCGgtgtccggtctcttcctgaggtaaccgtacatagtgtacaggtggagggggagatgcttccggtctattcctgaggtaaccgtacatagtatacaggtggagggggagatgtttccggtctcttcctgaggtaaccgtacatagtatacaggtggatggggagatgtttccggtctcttcctgaggttcccgtacatagtgtacagggggagggggagatgtttccggtctcttcctgaggtaaccgtacatagtgtacaggtggatggggagatgtttccggtctcttcctgaggtaaccgtacatagtgtacaggtggatggggagatgtttccggtctcttcctgaggtaaccatacatagtgtacaggtggatggggagatgtttccggtctcttcctgaggtccccgtacatagtgtacaggtggagggggagatgtttccagtctcttcctgaggtaaccgtacatagtatacaggtggatggggagatgtttccggtctcttcctgaggtaaccgtacatagtatacaggtggagggggagatgtttccggtctcttcctgaggtaaccgtacatagtatacaggtggagggggagatgtttccggtctcttcctgaggtaaccgtacatagtatacaggtggatggggagatgtttccggtctcttcctgaggtaaccgtacatagtatacaggtggatggggagatgtttccggtctcttcctgaggtaaccgtacatagtgtacaggtggatggggagatgtttccggtctcttcctgaggtaaccgtacatagtttacaggtggatggggagatgtttccggtctcttcctgaggtaaccgtacatagtatacaggtggagggggagatgtttccggtctcttcctgaggtaaccgtacatagtatacaggtggatggggagatgtttccggtctcttcctgaggtaaccgtacatagtgtacaggtgggggggggagagatttccggtctcttcctgaggtaaccgtacatagtatacagggggatggggaaatgtttccggtctcttcctgaggtaaccgtacatagtatacaggtggatggggagatgtttccggtctcttcctgaggtaaccgtacatagtatacaggtggatgggggagatgtttccggtctcttcctgaggtaaccgtacatagtatacaggtggatgggggagatgtttccggtctcttcctgaggtaaccgtacatagtgtacaggtggatggggatatgtttccggtctcttcctgaggtaaccgtacatagtgtacagggggagggggagatgtttccggtctcttcctgaggtaaccgtacatagtatacagg includes:
- the LOC138767509 gene encoding ribosomal RNA processing protein 1 homolog A-like gives rise to the protein MAEPSVVMAQKLAANDKTSRDRALRKLRRYMSARSGELEGGFTADELCKIWKGLFYCMWMQDKPQLQEELALTMSQLVHSLQNRQSQSLFVRTFWQTLNREWNGIDRLRLDKFYTVRGVM